Proteins co-encoded in one Stigmatopora nigra isolate UIUO_SnigA unplaced genomic scaffold, RoL_Snig_1.1 HiC_scaffold_26, whole genome shotgun sequence genomic window:
- the pum2 gene encoding pumilio homolog 2 isoform X2 yields MSIPCSILGMNDVAWQETRGGMLHANGAPEAGGVRVHSGGPLAAVAGQASGGPHLQGMDRAGNPTPGTPQPPLSGRSQDDATVGYFFQRQPGEQLAGCAPGKHRWPTGDPNHVDQVRAADEMNYDFQALALESRGMGELLPAKKLWDSDEMAKDGRKGMLLGEEWRDNAWGSSHHSVSQPIMVQRRPGQGFHGNGDASSVLSPRSEGGGLGVSMVEYVLSSSPGDKMDARYRNGGYGGVDADQDGREKNDGPEKGSPFEEDKSPEMKVGDDSDPAKANGRGLLNGMDRDCKDFIPTTGSRQASPTEAVERMGPNQTGLEMMSQHHVHAHAHHAHAHAHAHAHAHALQQQNHNKAQQMEDFQNQEAQNMGGMEQQPGVESLQFEYAGNQIQVDSSGTPVGLFDYNSQQQLFQRSNPLTVQQLTAAQQQQYALAAAQQQHLAGLAPAFVPNPYIINAGPPGTDPYTAAGLAAAATLAGPTVVPPQYYGVPWGVYPANLFQQQAASTANHSGNQQASNQGPGPGQPQVMRTGNNQRPLTPGQGQQSQQESMAAAAAAAANPALAYAGMPGYQVLAPAAYYDQTGALVMGPSARTGLGGPVRLVQTPLLINPAAAQAAAVSASGSGSNMSDPRTNGMYRSMPQPQPQPQQQQAPPQNSGMQSSSFYGSGSVPNTSQSSSLFSHTSAPPPPQSSSLGFSGTGNSLGVGLASALGGFGSSVSSSTSSSVSRRDSLLTSSDLYKRGSSSLTPIGQPFYNSLGYSSSPSPIGLTPGHSPLTPPPSLSSSHGSSSSLHLGGLTNGSGRYISAAPGAEAKYRSAGGTSSLFNSSSQLFPPSRPRYSRSDVMPSGRSRLLEDFRNNRFPNLQLRDLPGHMVEFSQDQHGSRFIQQKLERASPAERQMVFGEILQAAYQLMTDVFGNYVIQKFFEFGSADQKLALATRIRGHVLPLALQMYGCRVIQKALESISSDQQVISDIVRELDGHVLKCVKDQNGNHVVQKCIECVQPQALQFIIDAFQGQVFVLSTHPYGCRVIQRILEHCTQEQTLPILEELHQHSEQLGQKYQGVSLEMAPKTYYTVSRDALFKDQYGNYVIQHVLEHGRPEDKSKIVAEVRGKVLLLSQHKFASNVVEKCVIHSSRAERALLIDEVCCQKDGPHSALYTMMKDQYANYVVQRMIDMAEPAQRKIIMHKIRPHIATLRKYTYGKHILAKLEKYYMKSGSELGPIGGPANGLM; encoded by the exons ATGAGCATTCCATGCAGCATCCTAGGTATGAATGACGTGGCCTGGCAGGAGACGAGAGGTGGGATGCTGCATGCAAATGGTGCTCCTGAGGCTGGGGGTGTCAGGGTTCACAGTGGAGGGCCTTTAGCCGCAGTCGCCGGCCAGGCATCTGGAGGTCCTCATTTACAGGGCATGGATAGGGCCGGGAACCCTACACCGGGAACGCCACAACCTCCATTAAGCGGTCGCTCGCAGGATGATGCTACGGTTGGATACTTCTTTCAGAGGCAACCCGGGGAGCAGCTGGCGGGTTGTGCGCCGGGAAAACATCGGTGGCCAACTGGGGATCCCAATCATGTTGATCAG GTCCGAGCTGCAGATGAAATGAACTATGACTTTCAAGCACTTGCTTTGGAGTCTAGAGGGATGGGagag cttTTGCCAGCAAAAAAGCTTTGGGATTCGGATGAGATGGCAAAGGATGGAAGAAAAGGAATGCTTCTTGGAGAAGAGTGGAGGGACAATGCATGGGGGTCATCAC ACCATTCAGTCTCCCAGCCAATTATGGTCCAGCGACGGCCAGGTCAGGGTTTCCATGGAAACGGCGATGCCAGTTCTGTGTTGTCACCTCGCTCAGAGGGCGGCGGCTTAGGTGTGAGCATGGTTGAATATGTCCTGAGCTCATCTCCTGGGGACAAGATGGATGCCCGTTACAGGAATGGTGGCTAT GGCGGAGTAGATGCTGATCAGGATGGGAGAGAAAAGAATGATGGCCCTGAGAAAGGATCTCCATTTGAGGAAGACAAGAGCCCAGAAATGAAAGTGGGAGATGACAGTGATCCTGCAAAAGCCAATGGAAGAGGTTTACTAAACGGCATGGACAGAGACTGCAAAGACTTTAT TCCAACTACGGGAAGCCGTCAAGCTTCTCCAACTGAGGCCGTGGAGAGGATGGGTCCTAACCAAACAGGCTTGGAGATGATGAGCCAGCACCATGTTCATGCTCATGCCCACCACGCTCATGCCCATGCCCACGCTCATGCCCATGCTCACGCTCTACAACAACAGAACCACAACAAGGCCCAACAAATGGAGGACTTTCAGAACCAGGAAGCTCAAAACATGGGCGGCATGGAGCAACAACCTGGTGTGGAATCTCTTCAGTTCGAATATGCTGGGAACCAGATTCAGGTGGACTCCTCTGGAACCCCAGTGGGATTGTTTGACTACAACTCTCAGCAGCAG TTATTTCAGAGGTCAAATCCCCTCACTGTTCAACAACTCACAGCAGCGCAGCAGCAACAATATGCCCTGGCAgcagcacaacaacaacatcttg CTGGCCTTGCTCCTGCATTTGTGCCTAACCCTTACATCATCAATGCTGGGCCCCCTGGAACTGATCCCTACACTGCAGCCGGTTTGGCAGCAGCTGCAACGCTTGCAG GACCCACAGTAGTTCCACCTCAATACTATGGCGTTCCTTGGGGGGTGTACCCAGCCAACCTTTTCCAACAACAGGCCGCGTCTACTGCCAATCACTCTGGTAATCAGCAAGCTTCTAATCAGGGACCAGGGCCGGGCCAACCTCAG GTAATGCGCACGGGAAACAACCAGCGTCCTCTTACACCTGGCCAAGGTCAACAAAGTCAGCAGGAATCTATGGCAGCAGCGGCGGCAGCAGCTGCAAACCCCGCACTGGCATACGCAGGGATGCCCG GTTATCAGGTGTTGGCCCCTGCAGCATACTATGACCAAACAGGGGCCCTTGTGATGGGACCTAGTGCTCGAACCGGCCTCGGGGGGCCTGTTCGTCTTGTTCAAACTCCTCTCCTCATTAACCCTGCAGCAGCACAGGCTG CTGCCGTTTCTGCATCGGGTTCCGGTAGCAACATGTCCGACCCCCGGACAAACGGCATGTACCGCTCCATGCCTCAACCCCAACCTCAGCCTCAGCAACAGCAAGCTCCTCCACAAAACAGCGGCATGCAATCCAGTTCCTTTTACGGCTCTGGCTCAGTTCCCAACACCTCGCAGAGCAGCTCACTTTTCTCCCACACGTCTGCTCCACCTCCACCCCAGAGCTCATCGCTGGGCTTTAGCGGTACCGGCAACTCGCTCGGCGTGGGTCTGGCATCGGCCCTGGGAGGATTTGGCTCTTCGG TATCCAGCTCCACCAGTAGCAGTGTGTCTCGCCGGGACTCCCTGTTGACAAGTTCCGATCTTTACAAACGTGGCAGCAGTAGTTTAACTCCCATCGGCCAGCCCTTTTACAACAGTCTGGGCTACTCCTCCTCACCCAGCCCGATCGGACTCACCCCTGGCCACTCACCTCTCACTCCCCCACCTTCTCTGTCCTCCTCTCACGGCTCATCCTCTAGTCTTCACCTGG GTGGCTTGACAAATGGCAGCGGGCGTTACATCTCCGCAGCACCTGGAGCCGAGGCCAAATACCGCAGTGCCGGAGGAACGTCCAGCCTATTTAATTCCAGCAGCCAATTATTCCCTCCATCACGGCCACGCTACAGCCGCTCTGACGTAATGCCGTCCGGCCGCAGTCGTCTCCTGGAAGACTTTAGGAACAATCGCTTCCCGAATCTTCAACTTCGAGACTTGCCCGGTCACATGGTTGAATTCTCTCAAGATCAACATGGATCCAG ATTCATCCAACAGAAACTGGAGAGAGCCAGTCCCGCAGAGAGACAAATGGTTTTTGGAGAGATTCTACAAGCAGCCTATCAGTTGATGACTGATGTGTTTGGGAATTATGTCATCCAGAAGTTCTTTGAG tTTGGCAGTGCAGACCAGAAACTGGCATTGGCAACTCGGATCCGTGGCCATGTCCTCCCATTGGCTCTACAGATGTACGGTTGCCGGGTAATTCAGAAAGCCTTGGAGTCCATTTCTTCTGACCAGCAGGTAATT agtgACATTGTACGCGAGCTGGATGGCCATGTTTTAAAGTGCGTAAAGGACCAGAATGGAAACCACGTGGTGCAGAAATGCATTGAGTGTGTCCAACCTCAAGCCCTGCAGTTCATCATTGATGCATTCCAGGGCCAG GTTTTTGTCCTCTCCACACACCCTTATGGCTGTAGAGTCATCCAAAGGATTTTAGAACACTGCACCCAAGAGCAGACTTTGCCAATTCTTGAAGAGCTGCATCAGCACTCTGAGCAGCTGGGTCAG AAATATCAAGGCGTATCATTGGAGATGGCACCCAAAACATATTATACAGTGTCCCGTGATGCACTGTTCAAG GATCAGTATGGTAACTACGTCATCCAGCACGTTTTGGAGCACGGTAGACCCGAAGACAAGAGTAAAATAGTTGCAGAAGTGCGTGGGAAAGTCCTTCTACTGAGCCAACACAAATTTGCAAG TAACGTTGTGGAGAAATGCGTGATCCACTCCTCGCGTGCTGAGAGAGCTCTACTGATAGATGAGGTCTGCTGCCAGAAAGATGGCCCCCACAGCGCCTTGTATACAATGATGAAGGACCAGTACGCAAACTACGTCGTCCAAAGAATGATAGACATGGCTGAGCCGGCTCAGCGGAAAATCATCATGCACAAG ATCCGGCCTCACATTGCCACCTTACGCAAGTATACTTATGGTAAACACATTCTGGCCAAGTTGGAAAAGTACTACATGAAAAGTGGCTCTGAGTTGGGGCCCATTGGTGGGCCTGCAAATGGCCTCATGTAG
- the pum2 gene encoding pumilio homolog 2 isoform X5, with translation MSIPCSILGMNDVAWQETRGGMLHANGAPEAGGVRVHSGGPLAAVAGQASGGPHLQGMDRAGNPTPGTPQPPLSGRSQDDATVGYFFQRQPGEQLAGCAPGKHRWPTGDPNHVDQVRAADEMNYDFQALALESRGMGELLPAKKLWDSDEMAKDGRKGMLLGEEWRDNAWGSSHHSVSQPIMVQRRPGQGFHGNGDASSVLSPRSEGGGLGVSMVEYVLSSSPGDKMDARYRNGGYGGVDADQDGREKNDGPEKGSPFEEDKSPEMKVGDDSDPAKANGRGLLNGMDRDCKDFIPTTGSRQASPTEAVERMGPNQTGLEMMSQHHVHAHAHHAHAHAHAHAHAHALQQQNHNKAQQMEDFQNQEAQNMGGMEQQPGVESLQFEYAGNQIQVDSSGTPVGLFDYNSQQQLFQRSNPLTVQQLTAAQQQQYALAAAQQQHLAGLAPAFVPNPYIINAGPPGTDPYTAAGLAAAATLAGPTVVPPQYYGVPWGVYPANLFQQQAASTANHSGNQQASNQGPGPGQPQVMRTGNNQRPLTPGQGQQSQQESMAAAAAAAANPALAYAGMPGYQVLAPAAYYDQTGALVMGPSARTGLGGPVRLVQTPLLINPAAAQAAAAVSASGSGSNMSDPRTNGMYRSMPQPQPQPQQQQAPPQNSGMQSSSFYGSGSVPNTSQSSSLFSHTSAPPPPQSSSLGFSGTGNSLGVGLASALGGFGSSVSSSTSSSVSRRDSLLTSSDLYKRGSSSLTPIGQPFYNSLGYSSSPSPIGLTPGHSPLTPPPSLSSSHGSSSSLHLGGLTNGSGRYISAAPGAEAKYRSAGGTSSLFNSSSQLFPPSRPRYSRSDVMPSGRSRLLEDFRNNRFPNLQLRDLPGHMVEFSQDQHGSRFIQQKLERASPAERQMVFGEILQAAYQLMTDVFGNYVIQKFFEFGSADQKLALATRIRGHVLPLALQMYGCRVIQKALESISSDQQSDIVRELDGHVLKCVKDQNGNHVVQKCIECVQPQALQFIIDAFQGQVFVLSTHPYGCRVIQRILEHCTQEQTLPILEELHQHSEQLGQDQYGNYVIQHVLEHGRPEDKSKIVAEVRGKVLLLSQHKFASNVVEKCVIHSSRAERALLIDEVCCQKDGPHSALYTMMKDQYANYVVQRMIDMAEPAQRKIIMHKIRPHIATLRKYTYGKHILAKLEKYYMKSGSELGPIGGPANGLM, from the exons ATGAGCATTCCATGCAGCATCCTAGGTATGAATGACGTGGCCTGGCAGGAGACGAGAGGTGGGATGCTGCATGCAAATGGTGCTCCTGAGGCTGGGGGTGTCAGGGTTCACAGTGGAGGGCCTTTAGCCGCAGTCGCCGGCCAGGCATCTGGAGGTCCTCATTTACAGGGCATGGATAGGGCCGGGAACCCTACACCGGGAACGCCACAACCTCCATTAAGCGGTCGCTCGCAGGATGATGCTACGGTTGGATACTTCTTTCAGAGGCAACCCGGGGAGCAGCTGGCGGGTTGTGCGCCGGGAAAACATCGGTGGCCAACTGGGGATCCCAATCATGTTGATCAG GTCCGAGCTGCAGATGAAATGAACTATGACTTTCAAGCACTTGCTTTGGAGTCTAGAGGGATGGGagag cttTTGCCAGCAAAAAAGCTTTGGGATTCGGATGAGATGGCAAAGGATGGAAGAAAAGGAATGCTTCTTGGAGAAGAGTGGAGGGACAATGCATGGGGGTCATCAC ACCATTCAGTCTCCCAGCCAATTATGGTCCAGCGACGGCCAGGTCAGGGTTTCCATGGAAACGGCGATGCCAGTTCTGTGTTGTCACCTCGCTCAGAGGGCGGCGGCTTAGGTGTGAGCATGGTTGAATATGTCCTGAGCTCATCTCCTGGGGACAAGATGGATGCCCGTTACAGGAATGGTGGCTAT GGCGGAGTAGATGCTGATCAGGATGGGAGAGAAAAGAATGATGGCCCTGAGAAAGGATCTCCATTTGAGGAAGACAAGAGCCCAGAAATGAAAGTGGGAGATGACAGTGATCCTGCAAAAGCCAATGGAAGAGGTTTACTAAACGGCATGGACAGAGACTGCAAAGACTTTAT TCCAACTACGGGAAGCCGTCAAGCTTCTCCAACTGAGGCCGTGGAGAGGATGGGTCCTAACCAAACAGGCTTGGAGATGATGAGCCAGCACCATGTTCATGCTCATGCCCACCACGCTCATGCCCATGCCCACGCTCATGCCCATGCTCACGCTCTACAACAACAGAACCACAACAAGGCCCAACAAATGGAGGACTTTCAGAACCAGGAAGCTCAAAACATGGGCGGCATGGAGCAACAACCTGGTGTGGAATCTCTTCAGTTCGAATATGCTGGGAACCAGATTCAGGTGGACTCCTCTGGAACCCCAGTGGGATTGTTTGACTACAACTCTCAGCAGCAG TTATTTCAGAGGTCAAATCCCCTCACTGTTCAACAACTCACAGCAGCGCAGCAGCAACAATATGCCCTGGCAgcagcacaacaacaacatcttg CTGGCCTTGCTCCTGCATTTGTGCCTAACCCTTACATCATCAATGCTGGGCCCCCTGGAACTGATCCCTACACTGCAGCCGGTTTGGCAGCAGCTGCAACGCTTGCAG GACCCACAGTAGTTCCACCTCAATACTATGGCGTTCCTTGGGGGGTGTACCCAGCCAACCTTTTCCAACAACAGGCCGCGTCTACTGCCAATCACTCTGGTAATCAGCAAGCTTCTAATCAGGGACCAGGGCCGGGCCAACCTCAG GTAATGCGCACGGGAAACAACCAGCGTCCTCTTACACCTGGCCAAGGTCAACAAAGTCAGCAGGAATCTATGGCAGCAGCGGCGGCAGCAGCTGCAAACCCCGCACTGGCATACGCAGGGATGCCCG GTTATCAGGTGTTGGCCCCTGCAGCATACTATGACCAAACAGGGGCCCTTGTGATGGGACCTAGTGCTCGAACCGGCCTCGGGGGGCCTGTTCGTCTTGTTCAAACTCCTCTCCTCATTAACCCTGCAGCAGCACAGGCTG CAGCTGCCGTTTCTGCATCGGGTTCCGGTAGCAACATGTCCGACCCCCGGACAAACGGCATGTACCGCTCCATGCCTCAACCCCAACCTCAGCCTCAGCAACAGCAAGCTCCTCCACAAAACAGCGGCATGCAATCCAGTTCCTTTTACGGCTCTGGCTCAGTTCCCAACACCTCGCAGAGCAGCTCACTTTTCTCCCACACGTCTGCTCCACCTCCACCCCAGAGCTCATCGCTGGGCTTTAGCGGTACCGGCAACTCGCTCGGCGTGGGTCTGGCATCGGCCCTGGGAGGATTTGGCTCTTCGG TATCCAGCTCCACCAGTAGCAGTGTGTCTCGCCGGGACTCCCTGTTGACAAGTTCCGATCTTTACAAACGTGGCAGCAGTAGTTTAACTCCCATCGGCCAGCCCTTTTACAACAGTCTGGGCTACTCCTCCTCACCCAGCCCGATCGGACTCACCCCTGGCCACTCACCTCTCACTCCCCCACCTTCTCTGTCCTCCTCTCACGGCTCATCCTCTAGTCTTCACCTGG GTGGCTTGACAAATGGCAGCGGGCGTTACATCTCCGCAGCACCTGGAGCCGAGGCCAAATACCGCAGTGCCGGAGGAACGTCCAGCCTATTTAATTCCAGCAGCCAATTATTCCCTCCATCACGGCCACGCTACAGCCGCTCTGACGTAATGCCGTCCGGCCGCAGTCGTCTCCTGGAAGACTTTAGGAACAATCGCTTCCCGAATCTTCAACTTCGAGACTTGCCCGGTCACATGGTTGAATTCTCTCAAGATCAACATGGATCCAG ATTCATCCAACAGAAACTGGAGAGAGCCAGTCCCGCAGAGAGACAAATGGTTTTTGGAGAGATTCTACAAGCAGCCTATCAGTTGATGACTGATGTGTTTGGGAATTATGTCATCCAGAAGTTCTTTGAG tTTGGCAGTGCAGACCAGAAACTGGCATTGGCAACTCGGATCCGTGGCCATGTCCTCCCATTGGCTCTACAGATGTACGGTTGCCGGGTAATTCAGAAAGCCTTGGAGTCCATTTCTTCTGACCAGCAG agtgACATTGTACGCGAGCTGGATGGCCATGTTTTAAAGTGCGTAAAGGACCAGAATGGAAACCACGTGGTGCAGAAATGCATTGAGTGTGTCCAACCTCAAGCCCTGCAGTTCATCATTGATGCATTCCAGGGCCAG GTTTTTGTCCTCTCCACACACCCTTATGGCTGTAGAGTCATCCAAAGGATTTTAGAACACTGCACCCAAGAGCAGACTTTGCCAATTCTTGAAGAGCTGCATCAGCACTCTGAGCAGCTGGGTCAG GATCAGTATGGTAACTACGTCATCCAGCACGTTTTGGAGCACGGTAGACCCGAAGACAAGAGTAAAATAGTTGCAGAAGTGCGTGGGAAAGTCCTTCTACTGAGCCAACACAAATTTGCAAG TAACGTTGTGGAGAAATGCGTGATCCACTCCTCGCGTGCTGAGAGAGCTCTACTGATAGATGAGGTCTGCTGCCAGAAAGATGGCCCCCACAGCGCCTTGTATACAATGATGAAGGACCAGTACGCAAACTACGTCGTCCAAAGAATGATAGACATGGCTGAGCCGGCTCAGCGGAAAATCATCATGCACAAG ATCCGGCCTCACATTGCCACCTTACGCAAGTATACTTATGGTAAACACATTCTGGCCAAGTTGGAAAAGTACTACATGAAAAGTGGCTCTGAGTTGGGGCCCATTGGTGGGCCTGCAAATGGCCTCATGTAG
- the pum2 gene encoding pumilio homolog 2 isoform X1, producing the protein MSIPCSILGMNDVAWQETRGGMLHANGAPEAGGVRVHSGGPLAAVAGQASGGPHLQGMDRAGNPTPGTPQPPLSGRSQDDATVGYFFQRQPGEQLAGCAPGKHRWPTGDPNHVDQVRAADEMNYDFQALALESRGMGELLPAKKLWDSDEMAKDGRKGMLLGEEWRDNAWGSSHHSVSQPIMVQRRPGQGFHGNGDASSVLSPRSEGGGLGVSMVEYVLSSSPGDKMDARYRNGGYGGVDADQDGREKNDGPEKGSPFEEDKSPEMKVGDDSDPAKANGRGLLNGMDRDCKDFIPTTGSRQASPTEAVERMGPNQTGLEMMSQHHVHAHAHHAHAHAHAHAHAHALQQQNHNKAQQMEDFQNQEAQNMGGMEQQPGVESLQFEYAGNQIQVDSSGTPVGLFDYNSQQQLFQRSNPLTVQQLTAAQQQQYALAAAQQQHLAGLAPAFVPNPYIINAGPPGTDPYTAAGLAAAATLAGPTVVPPQYYGVPWGVYPANLFQQQAASTANHSGNQQASNQGPGPGQPQVMRTGNNQRPLTPGQGQQSQQESMAAAAAAAANPALAYAGMPGYQVLAPAAYYDQTGALVMGPSARTGLGGPVRLVQTPLLINPAAAQAAAAVSASGSGSNMSDPRTNGMYRSMPQPQPQPQQQQAPPQNSGMQSSSFYGSGSVPNTSQSSSLFSHTSAPPPPQSSSLGFSGTGNSLGVGLASALGGFGSSVSSSTSSSVSRRDSLLTSSDLYKRGSSSLTPIGQPFYNSLGYSSSPSPIGLTPGHSPLTPPPSLSSSHGSSSSLHLGGLTNGSGRYISAAPGAEAKYRSAGGTSSLFNSSSQLFPPSRPRYSRSDVMPSGRSRLLEDFRNNRFPNLQLRDLPGHMVEFSQDQHGSRFIQQKLERASPAERQMVFGEILQAAYQLMTDVFGNYVIQKFFEFGSADQKLALATRIRGHVLPLALQMYGCRVIQKALESISSDQQVISDIVRELDGHVLKCVKDQNGNHVVQKCIECVQPQALQFIIDAFQGQVFVLSTHPYGCRVIQRILEHCTQEQTLPILEELHQHSEQLGQKYQGVSLEMAPKTYYTVSRDALFKDQYGNYVIQHVLEHGRPEDKSKIVAEVRGKVLLLSQHKFASNVVEKCVIHSSRAERALLIDEVCCQKDGPHSALYTMMKDQYANYVVQRMIDMAEPAQRKIIMHKIRPHIATLRKYTYGKHILAKLEKYYMKSGSELGPIGGPANGLM; encoded by the exons ATGAGCATTCCATGCAGCATCCTAGGTATGAATGACGTGGCCTGGCAGGAGACGAGAGGTGGGATGCTGCATGCAAATGGTGCTCCTGAGGCTGGGGGTGTCAGGGTTCACAGTGGAGGGCCTTTAGCCGCAGTCGCCGGCCAGGCATCTGGAGGTCCTCATTTACAGGGCATGGATAGGGCCGGGAACCCTACACCGGGAACGCCACAACCTCCATTAAGCGGTCGCTCGCAGGATGATGCTACGGTTGGATACTTCTTTCAGAGGCAACCCGGGGAGCAGCTGGCGGGTTGTGCGCCGGGAAAACATCGGTGGCCAACTGGGGATCCCAATCATGTTGATCAG GTCCGAGCTGCAGATGAAATGAACTATGACTTTCAAGCACTTGCTTTGGAGTCTAGAGGGATGGGagag cttTTGCCAGCAAAAAAGCTTTGGGATTCGGATGAGATGGCAAAGGATGGAAGAAAAGGAATGCTTCTTGGAGAAGAGTGGAGGGACAATGCATGGGGGTCATCAC ACCATTCAGTCTCCCAGCCAATTATGGTCCAGCGACGGCCAGGTCAGGGTTTCCATGGAAACGGCGATGCCAGTTCTGTGTTGTCACCTCGCTCAGAGGGCGGCGGCTTAGGTGTGAGCATGGTTGAATATGTCCTGAGCTCATCTCCTGGGGACAAGATGGATGCCCGTTACAGGAATGGTGGCTAT GGCGGAGTAGATGCTGATCAGGATGGGAGAGAAAAGAATGATGGCCCTGAGAAAGGATCTCCATTTGAGGAAGACAAGAGCCCAGAAATGAAAGTGGGAGATGACAGTGATCCTGCAAAAGCCAATGGAAGAGGTTTACTAAACGGCATGGACAGAGACTGCAAAGACTTTAT TCCAACTACGGGAAGCCGTCAAGCTTCTCCAACTGAGGCCGTGGAGAGGATGGGTCCTAACCAAACAGGCTTGGAGATGATGAGCCAGCACCATGTTCATGCTCATGCCCACCACGCTCATGCCCATGCCCACGCTCATGCCCATGCTCACGCTCTACAACAACAGAACCACAACAAGGCCCAACAAATGGAGGACTTTCAGAACCAGGAAGCTCAAAACATGGGCGGCATGGAGCAACAACCTGGTGTGGAATCTCTTCAGTTCGAATATGCTGGGAACCAGATTCAGGTGGACTCCTCTGGAACCCCAGTGGGATTGTTTGACTACAACTCTCAGCAGCAG TTATTTCAGAGGTCAAATCCCCTCACTGTTCAACAACTCACAGCAGCGCAGCAGCAACAATATGCCCTGGCAgcagcacaacaacaacatcttg CTGGCCTTGCTCCTGCATTTGTGCCTAACCCTTACATCATCAATGCTGGGCCCCCTGGAACTGATCCCTACACTGCAGCCGGTTTGGCAGCAGCTGCAACGCTTGCAG GACCCACAGTAGTTCCACCTCAATACTATGGCGTTCCTTGGGGGGTGTACCCAGCCAACCTTTTCCAACAACAGGCCGCGTCTACTGCCAATCACTCTGGTAATCAGCAAGCTTCTAATCAGGGACCAGGGCCGGGCCAACCTCAG GTAATGCGCACGGGAAACAACCAGCGTCCTCTTACACCTGGCCAAGGTCAACAAAGTCAGCAGGAATCTATGGCAGCAGCGGCGGCAGCAGCTGCAAACCCCGCACTGGCATACGCAGGGATGCCCG GTTATCAGGTGTTGGCCCCTGCAGCATACTATGACCAAACAGGGGCCCTTGTGATGGGACCTAGTGCTCGAACCGGCCTCGGGGGGCCTGTTCGTCTTGTTCAAACTCCTCTCCTCATTAACCCTGCAGCAGCACAGGCTG CAGCTGCCGTTTCTGCATCGGGTTCCGGTAGCAACATGTCCGACCCCCGGACAAACGGCATGTACCGCTCCATGCCTCAACCCCAACCTCAGCCTCAGCAACAGCAAGCTCCTCCACAAAACAGCGGCATGCAATCCAGTTCCTTTTACGGCTCTGGCTCAGTTCCCAACACCTCGCAGAGCAGCTCACTTTTCTCCCACACGTCTGCTCCACCTCCACCCCAGAGCTCATCGCTGGGCTTTAGCGGTACCGGCAACTCGCTCGGCGTGGGTCTGGCATCGGCCCTGGGAGGATTTGGCTCTTCGG TATCCAGCTCCACCAGTAGCAGTGTGTCTCGCCGGGACTCCCTGTTGACAAGTTCCGATCTTTACAAACGTGGCAGCAGTAGTTTAACTCCCATCGGCCAGCCCTTTTACAACAGTCTGGGCTACTCCTCCTCACCCAGCCCGATCGGACTCACCCCTGGCCACTCACCTCTCACTCCCCCACCTTCTCTGTCCTCCTCTCACGGCTCATCCTCTAGTCTTCACCTGG GTGGCTTGACAAATGGCAGCGGGCGTTACATCTCCGCAGCACCTGGAGCCGAGGCCAAATACCGCAGTGCCGGAGGAACGTCCAGCCTATTTAATTCCAGCAGCCAATTATTCCCTCCATCACGGCCACGCTACAGCCGCTCTGACGTAATGCCGTCCGGCCGCAGTCGTCTCCTGGAAGACTTTAGGAACAATCGCTTCCCGAATCTTCAACTTCGAGACTTGCCCGGTCACATGGTTGAATTCTCTCAAGATCAACATGGATCCAG ATTCATCCAACAGAAACTGGAGAGAGCCAGTCCCGCAGAGAGACAAATGGTTTTTGGAGAGATTCTACAAGCAGCCTATCAGTTGATGACTGATGTGTTTGGGAATTATGTCATCCAGAAGTTCTTTGAG tTTGGCAGTGCAGACCAGAAACTGGCATTGGCAACTCGGATCCGTGGCCATGTCCTCCCATTGGCTCTACAGATGTACGGTTGCCGGGTAATTCAGAAAGCCTTGGAGTCCATTTCTTCTGACCAGCAGGTAATT agtgACATTGTACGCGAGCTGGATGGCCATGTTTTAAAGTGCGTAAAGGACCAGAATGGAAACCACGTGGTGCAGAAATGCATTGAGTGTGTCCAACCTCAAGCCCTGCAGTTCATCATTGATGCATTCCAGGGCCAG GTTTTTGTCCTCTCCACACACCCTTATGGCTGTAGAGTCATCCAAAGGATTTTAGAACACTGCACCCAAGAGCAGACTTTGCCAATTCTTGAAGAGCTGCATCAGCACTCTGAGCAGCTGGGTCAG AAATATCAAGGCGTATCATTGGAGATGGCACCCAAAACATATTATACAGTGTCCCGTGATGCACTGTTCAAG GATCAGTATGGTAACTACGTCATCCAGCACGTTTTGGAGCACGGTAGACCCGAAGACAAGAGTAAAATAGTTGCAGAAGTGCGTGGGAAAGTCCTTCTACTGAGCCAACACAAATTTGCAAG TAACGTTGTGGAGAAATGCGTGATCCACTCCTCGCGTGCTGAGAGAGCTCTACTGATAGATGAGGTCTGCTGCCAGAAAGATGGCCCCCACAGCGCCTTGTATACAATGATGAAGGACCAGTACGCAAACTACGTCGTCCAAAGAATGATAGACATGGCTGAGCCGGCTCAGCGGAAAATCATCATGCACAAG ATCCGGCCTCACATTGCCACCTTACGCAAGTATACTTATGGTAAACACATTCTGGCCAAGTTGGAAAAGTACTACATGAAAAGTGGCTCTGAGTTGGGGCCCATTGGTGGGCCTGCAAATGGCCTCATGTAG